The following are encoded in a window of Litoribrevibacter albus genomic DNA:
- the dnaG gene encoding DNA primase codes for MAGRIPEQFIDDVVARTDLVELIGNRIKLKKTGSNHVGLCPFHNEKSPSFSVSESKQLYHCFGCGASGNALTFLIEHDRLDFVEAIETMAGMLGMEVPREESSRQSQEKYQKDKEQKQKLYELMEKANTYFQQQLRQHPTKQRAVNYLKGRGMTGHTAKAFQLGFAPAGWDNLLKALGTDKDTRQLLSIAGLLAEKEQKPDDYYDRFRDRIIFPIIDTSGRTIAFGGRVLAKDEKPKYYNSPETPIFHKSQTLYGLQQTRKHDRHPKQLVVVEGYMDVIALAQHNIHNAVACLGTALTEDHVRLLFKQTSHIVFCFDGDSAGLKAAKKALEHSLSQLIDGREVSFLFLDDGEDPDTLVSAGGKAAFDQALENAKSVDQFLFSQFEDTSTLEGKARMAKEAMPMIQQVPGDFIRNLLTQELARRTGLTEDTLNKQLTTTKPAANKAPSKTSGKTKGDKTTSKSSFDTKTPFGAKTSFTTNEAETHHAAPEFDDYYSSNDIPDGYSDYEPGIEEYYQASESSPSTALESKLANKALRLIVHNPGLSAELSEQSFQFSANTHQEALLSEILHHLKSTSGPVSTGQLTGFFQDSEHFPLLENALANPPHFENINLVSELESTIKKLIEEQETLKMLSIKEKIDNRSATSDEIRLYFQWQSKKKAAPKNKSST; via the coding sequence CTGAGCAATTTATCGATGACGTTGTCGCTCGCACTGATTTAGTAGAGCTCATCGGTAACAGAATCAAGCTCAAAAAAACCGGCAGCAACCACGTGGGCTTATGTCCGTTTCACAACGAAAAAAGCCCATCATTTAGCGTCAGCGAAAGCAAGCAGCTGTATCATTGCTTTGGCTGCGGTGCTAGCGGCAACGCCCTGACCTTTTTGATTGAGCATGACCGCCTCGATTTCGTTGAAGCCATCGAAACCATGGCTGGCATGCTTGGCATGGAAGTACCAAGAGAAGAAAGCTCTCGCCAAAGCCAGGAAAAATATCAAAAAGACAAAGAACAAAAGCAAAAGCTCTATGAGTTAATGGAAAAGGCCAACACCTATTTCCAACAACAGCTCAGGCAACATCCGACCAAACAAAGAGCCGTCAACTATCTCAAAGGGCGTGGCATGACTGGCCATACCGCCAAAGCGTTCCAACTCGGATTTGCACCGGCCGGATGGGATAACCTACTTAAAGCACTCGGCACCGATAAAGACACCCGCCAACTGCTTTCAATCGCCGGTCTTCTTGCAGAAAAAGAGCAAAAGCCCGACGACTACTACGATCGATTCCGTGACCGCATCATTTTCCCTATCATTGATACCAGCGGGCGCACCATCGCGTTTGGCGGACGGGTACTGGCAAAAGACGAGAAACCCAAATACTACAACTCACCAGAAACACCGATTTTCCATAAGAGCCAAACCCTTTACGGGCTACAACAGACACGTAAACACGATCGCCACCCAAAACAATTAGTTGTAGTAGAAGGCTATATGGATGTGATCGCCCTGGCGCAACACAACATTCACAATGCCGTTGCCTGCTTAGGAACTGCTCTTACCGAAGACCACGTGCGCCTTCTATTTAAACAAACCTCACACATTGTGTTTTGTTTTGATGGCGATTCCGCCGGTTTGAAAGCAGCCAAAAAAGCACTAGAGCATTCGTTAAGCCAGCTTATCGATGGCCGTGAAGTCAGCTTCCTGTTTCTGGATGATGGAGAAGACCCTGACACACTGGTGTCTGCCGGCGGCAAGGCAGCCTTTGATCAGGCGTTAGAAAACGCCAAAAGCGTGGATCAATTTCTGTTTAGTCAATTTGAAGACACCTCCACACTGGAAGGCAAAGCTCGCATGGCCAAAGAAGCCATGCCAATGATTCAGCAAGTACCAGGGGACTTCATCCGCAATCTCCTTACGCAAGAGCTGGCACGTCGTACTGGTTTAACCGAAGACACGCTAAACAAACAATTAACGACGACCAAACCTGCCGCCAACAAGGCACCAAGCAAAACATCAGGCAAAACCAAAGGCGATAAAACAACCTCAAAGTCATCGTTTGATACCAAAACACCCTTTGGTGCCAAAACCTCGTTTACTACCAACGAGGCCGAAACACATCACGCAGCCCCAGAATTTGATGATTACTACTCAAGTAATGACATTCCAGACGGTTACTCAGATTACGAACCTGGCATTGAAGAGTATTACCAAGCCAGCGAATCATCACCCTCTACTGCACTCGAAAGCAAATTAGCCAACAAAGCATTACGCCTGATTGTGCATAACCCTGGTCTGAGCGCAGAGCTGTCCGAACAATCATTCCAGTTCAGTGCAAACACCCATCAGGAAGCACTCTTAAGTGAAATCCTACATCACTTAAAAAGTACATCCGGCCCGGTAAGTACAGGCCAATTAACCGGTTTCTTTCAAGATTCCGAGCACTTTCCTCTTCTGGAAAACGCCTTAGCTAATCCGCCGCATTTTGAAAATATCAACCTGGTCAGCGAACTGGAAAGCACCATTAAAAAACTCATTGAGGAGCAAGAAACATTAAAAATGCTCTCAATTAAAGAAAAAATTGA